A DNA window from Anastrepha obliqua isolate idAnaObli1 chromosome 5, idAnaObli1_1.0, whole genome shotgun sequence contains the following coding sequences:
- the LOC129249396 gene encoding uncharacterized protein LOC129249396, whose protein sequence is MRIRRPRGVTVQQLMVVTAVGFLGGVYIWKPLILKFRSENTQQKEESVKESALPVSSKAVPTNLVAETVK, encoded by the coding sequence ATGCGTATACGTCGTCCACGTGGTGTTACAGTGCAGCAATTAATGGTAGTTACTGCAGTGGGTTTCCTTGGTGGTGTCTACATTTGGAAGCCTCTTATACTGAAATTTCGGTCAGAAAATACACAACAGAAAGAGGAGAGTGTAAAGGAATCTGCCTTGCCAGTTTCTTCTAAAGCAGTACCAACAAACTTAGTTGCGGAAACCgttaaatag
- the LOC129249395 gene encoding serine protease inhibitor 27A, which produces MRTKRNAYECKYFAVVLYTLFFTGFVYGLEDDRPVNSRDNLISWHLLDTTKILLNATNNIVVSPKNLTSLLKAPPQIDLRFGNTNSQTPGQGIILIESRKKLRNPEQLELFYHGKIQEISFNEKTKVLKAINDWGNRTTDQKFSRFFTSESELNDLEVLIINIFHFNETLQVNFKYSVNETFYVTPKNIIKVPSVETTDYFDYLDSQILDAKVLRLPYSSNLSMYILLPHTKQGVDELLNNLGHEQLKRMQWMMEESRVNVLLPKFKFFFKTNLEENIRPSNHIFDVDLQFAFGELVDKVNIFHITTINFDGNGKGTADSKIRQSKYEKFHVDRPFVVYIEEDSTGDIICIAKVLNPAM; this is translated from the coding sequence ATGAGAACAAAACGAAATGCATACGAGTGCAAATACTTCGCGGTGGTTTTGTATACATTATTTTTTACTGGATTCGTGTACGGATTGGAAGATGATCGTCCTGTCAATAGCCGTGATAACCTTATTTCGTGGCATCTATTAGACACTACGAAAATACTACTAAACGCCACAAATAATATTGTGGTCTCGCCAAAAAATCTAACATCACTACTTAAGGCACCTCCACAAATAGATTTACGTTTTGGTAACACCAACAGCCAGACGCCAGGACAAGGCATAATTCTTATCGAATCtagaaaaaaactaagaaaccCCGAACAATTAGAATTGTTTTATCATGgcaaaatccaagaaatttcttttaacgAAAAAACCAAAGTGCTCAAAGCTATCAATGACTGGGGAAACCGCACTACAGATCAGAAATTCTCCAGATTTTTTACATCAGAATCCGAATTAAACGATTTGGAAGTtctaattattaatatatttcacttcAACGAGACTTTAcaagtaaatttcaaatatagTGTGAATGAAACATTTTACGTTacaccaaaaaatataataaaagtgcCATCTGTGGAAACTACTGATTATTTCGACTACCTAGATTCGCAAATCTTGGATGCCAAAGTATTGCGTCTACCATATAGCAGTAACTTATCAATGTATATACTTTTACCACACACTAAACAAGGTGTTGACGAATTGCTCAATAATCTAGGACATGAGCAGCTGAAGCGTATGCAGTGGATGATGGAGGAGTCGCGGGTGAATGTATTGTTACCAAAATTCAAGTTCTTCTTCAAAACGAACCTTGAAGAAAATATTCGGCCATCCAACCATATATTTGATGTAGATCTACAGTTCGCATTTGGCGAACTAGTTGATAAGGTGAATATTTTCCATATAACTACGataaattttgatggaaatggTAAAGGAACGGCAGACTCAAAAATACGTCAatctaaatatgaaaaatttcatgtgGATCGCCCCTTTGTCGTTTATATTGAAGAAGATAGCACAGGTGATATTATATGTATAGCCAAAGTGTTAAATCCTGCTATGTAA